A segment of the Flavobacteriales bacterium genome:
TTGATGAGATCAACCGCATTTGAATTTACCGTTAAAGCAACATCACCGGATCCGTAATGTGAAAAGGAACTGAACTGCATGGCAGAACTACCATCCACATCGCCAGAGCCGCTTAAATAAATTTCATCGTATGCGGTTTGCGAGATATAAATATTGACTTTCCCCCAAAACCAATCGGTGTGAGAATCCTGTTCAATTTTTAATCGACCATTATTTACAGTGGTGTAAATTCCCGACATCCAGTTTTCCGGTGCACTTACACGTATTATATAGGAAGTATCGGAACTAAAGTGAACATCTGCCGAGCCGTAAACCGAGAGGTCATAAAAAGTGCCCGGATTCCGGTCCTCCGTAATCTGTGGTCCTGCATCGTGTCTCCATGGCCTGCAAGCCAGCATAAAAAGTGGGAAAGCAAATAAAATAAGGCGTTTCATGGTTTCTTTTTATTTCAAGGACAAGGCACTTTAAAAAGGTTGCATGAAATCCTGAAAAATTCGTCGACTTTAATCCACAATCTCCTTTTCATATTTAGGACCTAACCTAACCTTTAAAAATTCGTTTAGCTCTTATATTCGTTAGGCACTGAAACCTTAAAACAACCGGTTATGATGATGGCAAAAAAGAAAAGTCAGGTGAAAATATTTGTATTAGACACCTCTGTGATTTTACACGATCACAATTCGCTCAACAATTTCGAAGAAAACTATGTTGCCGTCCCCATCGTGGTGCTGGAGGAACTCGATAATTTTAAGCGAGGTCACGATTCCAAAAATTTCGAAGCGCGCGAATTCATCCGTATTATGGATAAATTATCGGGGAATCAAAGTTTACAGGAATGGATTCCCTTAGAAGGGAATAACAAAGGAAAATTTAAAATTGTAATGACCGGCAAGCATACCGGAATGGATGCCAATGTGGTTTACGGAGAACGTAAAGCGGATCACCGCATTTTAAATGCAGCACTTACATTAATGGATGAAGAACCGGATAAAATGGTTATTCTGGTTTCAAAGGATATCAATCTGCGTTTAAAAGCGAAAGCCTTAAACATCCATGCAGAGGATTATGAAACCGGAAAAATTCAGGACATCTCCAATTTCAATACCGGCAGAACCACCATTGAAAATATTGAAGCAGAAGAAATCCGACGCATTTTTACTGATGGATTTACTGAAAATACCGGCATTTTAAATGGAGATAAAGTCAATAATCAATTCTACATTTTAAAAAGCGATAAATCATCTACCCTCGCCTATTACAATCCATTTGCAGAACGGGTAGAACGGGTGGAAAAGCAATTTACCTATGGAATTAAACCTCGTAAT
Coding sequences within it:
- a CDS encoding DUF2807 domain-containing protein — its product is MKRLILFAFPLFMLACRPWRHDAGPQITEDRNPGTFYDLSVYGSADVHFSSDTSYIIRVSAPENWMSGIYTTVNNGRLKIEQDSHTDWFWGKVNIYISQTAYDEIYLSGSGDVDGSSAMQFSSFSHYGSGDVALTVNSNAVDLINQGSGDIYFNGAVPQLAIQLKGSGDLNFKDLNTVKSSITSTGSGDIRISVSDTLTVSITGSGDVYYWGTPSVLQSNITGSGQLIHMN
- a CDS encoding PhoH family protein, encoding MAKKKSQVKIFVLDTSVILHDHNSLNNFEENYVAVPIVVLEELDNFKRGHDSKNFEAREFIRIMDKLSGNQSLQEWIPLEGNNKGKFKIVMTGKHTGMDANVVYGERKADHRILNAALTLMDEEPDKMVILVSKDINLRLKAKALNIHAEDYETGKIQDISNFNTGRTTIENIEAEEIRRIFTDGFTENTGILNGDKVNNQFYILKSDKSSTLAYYNPFAERVERVEKQFTYGIKPRNAEQTFALHAIMNDDVKLVTIQGVAGTGKTLLALAGAIEQRKKYNQIILARPIVPLSNKDIGYLPGDANEKINPYMEPLWDNLKFIKSQFSENEKRYKAIDEMLQEQKIVVTPLAFIRGRSFSNIFFIIDEAQNLTPHEVKTIITRAGENTKIIFTGDVFQIDTPYLDEQSNGLSYIIDRLKGNKLYAHITLEKGERSELANLANDLL